Proteins from a genomic interval of Eisenibacter elegans DSM 3317:
- a CDS encoding 2,3,4,5-tetrahydropyridine-2,6-dicarboxylate N-succinyltransferase, whose amino-acid sequence MSSNSLQNIIEQAWEDRSLLQQAQTTEAIREVVAQLDNGQLRVATPTQDGNWQVNDWVKKAVILFFPIQQMQTHEVGMFEFHDKIPLKRGYAEKGVRVVPHAIARYGAYVASGVVMMPSYVNIGAYVDSGTMVDTWATVGSCAQIGKNVHLSGGVGIGGVLEPVQAAPVIIEDGAFVGSRCIVVEGVRVGKEAVLGANVVLTGSSKIIDVTGPEPIIHQGYVPPRAVVIPGSYAKQFPAGEYHVPAALIIGQRKASTDLKTSLNDALRENNVAV is encoded by the coding sequence ATGAGTAGCAATTCTCTTCAAAATATTATCGAACAAGCTTGGGAAGACCGCTCCCTCCTACAACAAGCCCAAACTACCGAGGCCATCCGCGAGGTTGTCGCACAGCTTGACAATGGCCAGCTGCGCGTAGCCACCCCTACCCAAGACGGCAACTGGCAAGTCAACGATTGGGTGAAGAAAGCCGTGATCCTCTTTTTCCCCATCCAGCAGATGCAAACACACGAGGTGGGCATGTTTGAGTTTCACGACAAAATCCCCCTCAAGCGTGGCTATGCCGAAAAAGGGGTACGTGTAGTGCCTCATGCCATCGCACGCTATGGTGCCTATGTGGCCTCTGGCGTAGTGATGATGCCCTCTTATGTCAACATCGGCGCTTATGTAGACAGCGGCACCATGGTCGATACCTGGGCTACGGTAGGCAGCTGCGCCCAGATAGGCAAAAACGTACACCTCAGCGGTGGCGTAGGCATCGGCGGTGTGTTGGAGCCGGTACAGGCCGCTCCCGTCATTATCGAAGACGGAGCTTTTGTAGGCTCCCGCTGTATTGTGGTAGAGGGCGTGCGCGTTGGCAAAGAGGCCGTATTGGGCGCCAATGTCGTATTGACGGGTAGCTCCAAAATCATTGATGTTACAGGCCCAGAGCCCATCATCCACCAAGGCTACGTACCGCCGCGTGCCGTGGTCATTCCGGGCAGCTACGCCAAGCAATTCCCCGCAGGCGAATACCACGTGCCTGCCGCCCTCATCATCGGGCAGCGCAAGGCCAGCACCGACCTCAAGACCTCACTCAACGATGCCCTCCGCGAGAACAACGTGGCCGTGTAG
- a CDS encoding phospho-sugar mutase, whose translation MASSTNIPTDVRNTIEQWLQGNYDAATKTAIQQLLDQGQEAELMDAFYKSLEFGTGGMRGLRGVGTNRMNRYTVGMAVQGLANCLLRAFEGQTIKVAITYDNRIHSDVFAQVAADILSANGIEVYLSEALRPTPWLSFAIRHLGCQSGLMLTASHNPKEYNGLKVYWEDGAQIVAPHDAEIVAEVSKMDVSQVKFEGNPALVHHIGQAVDEAFISESLKRSVAPATTKSYSANVRIVFTPLHGTAGTILPQTLAAAGFSKVYTVAEQATVDGNFTHAPAPNPEDAEALELALVLAQQKDADLVLATDPDADRVGIAIPKPDGQWELLNGNQTGALITRFVLEQLQAQGKLPQNAFIVKTIVTTALISDIAKAHEVACYEALTGFKYIAKIIRELEGKQHFVAGGEESYGFMIGDFVRDKDAITTSLILAEMCAYLRAQGQSLYTYLLDTYQKYGFYLEGLHSLTKKGKSGAEEIQTLMQRLRQNPPTSLGGSPVKEVLDYQALTRHLLADGTQTPLVFERSNVLQFLTEAGDTISARPSGTEPKIKFYVSVRTELPSQADYEHKKADLEQKIRQMIVELGV comes from the coding sequence ATGGCCTCTTCTACAAACATTCCAACCGATGTCCGCAATACCATTGAACAATGGCTGCAAGGCAACTACGATGCCGCTACCAAGACTGCTATCCAACAATTGCTCGACCAAGGACAAGAGGCCGAGTTGATGGATGCTTTTTACAAGAGCCTAGAGTTTGGTACTGGCGGAATGCGCGGCCTGCGCGGCGTGGGCACCAACCGTATGAACCGCTACACTGTAGGAATGGCTGTACAGGGCTTGGCCAACTGTCTGCTACGGGCTTTTGAAGGGCAAACAATCAAGGTCGCCATCACCTATGATAACCGCATCCATAGTGATGTTTTTGCCCAAGTGGCTGCTGATATTCTTTCGGCCAATGGCATCGAGGTATACCTGAGCGAGGCCTTGCGCCCTACACCGTGGCTGTCGTTTGCAATCCGGCACTTGGGTTGCCAAAGCGGACTGATGCTGACGGCCTCACACAACCCCAAGGAGTATAACGGACTCAAGGTATACTGGGAAGACGGCGCTCAGATAGTAGCCCCACACGATGCCGAAATTGTGGCTGAAGTATCCAAAATGGATGTTTCGCAGGTAAAATTTGAGGGTAATCCGGCGCTGGTTCACCACATTGGACAGGCCGTTGACGAAGCTTTTATCAGCGAATCGCTCAAACGCTCTGTAGCTCCTGCTACCACCAAGAGCTACAGTGCCAATGTGCGTATTGTCTTTACCCCGCTACACGGCACTGCGGGCACTATTCTGCCCCAAACCCTTGCCGCCGCAGGCTTTAGCAAGGTATACACTGTAGCCGAGCAAGCCACCGTGGATGGGAACTTCACACACGCCCCAGCCCCCAACCCCGAAGATGCCGAAGCGTTAGAGCTGGCCTTGGTATTGGCACAGCAAAAAGATGCTGATCTTGTGCTGGCTACTGACCCCGATGCAGACCGTGTGGGCATCGCCATCCCCAAACCTGATGGTCAGTGGGAGCTACTCAACGGTAACCAAACCGGAGCCTTGATTACACGCTTTGTGTTAGAACAACTACAAGCTCAAGGCAAATTACCCCAAAACGCCTTTATTGTCAAGACCATTGTTACCACTGCCCTCATTAGCGATATTGCCAAAGCACACGAAGTGGCTTGCTATGAGGCGCTTACTGGCTTTAAGTATATTGCAAAAATTATCCGAGAACTAGAAGGAAAGCAGCACTTTGTGGCTGGTGGCGAAGAAAGCTACGGGTTTATGATCGGTGATTTTGTGCGGGATAAGGATGCCATCACGACCTCCTTGATTTTGGCCGAGATGTGTGCCTACCTCCGAGCGCAAGGACAATCGCTTTATACGTATCTGCTAGATACCTACCAAAAGTATGGCTTCTACCTCGAAGGGTTACACTCTCTCACCAAAAAAGGGAAAAGCGGTGCGGAAGAAATTCAAACGCTGATGCAGCGCCTGCGCCAAAACCCACCTACTTCCCTCGGTGGAAGCCCTGTAAAGGAAGTACTCGATTATCAGGCACTTACCCGCCACCTCCTCGCTGATGGCACCCAAACGCCCCTTGTGTTTGAGCGTTCTAATGTCTTGCAGTTCCTGACAGAAGCCGGAGATACCATCTCTGCCCGCCCCTCGGGTACAGAGCCCAAGATTAAGTTTTATGTCAGTGTCCGCACCGAACTGCCCTCACAAGCAGATTATGAGCATAAAAAGGCTGACTTGGAACAAAAAATCCGTCAGATGATTGTAGAATTAGGCGTATAG
- a CDS encoding radical SAM protein → MRLTHKPVLCNYYLTYRCNAKCGFCDIWERPSPYVTLEAAAQNLADLRRLGVRIIDFTGGEPLLHREVGGLLQMAKDLGFITTLTTNGLLYPKRAEALRGLVDMLHFSLDAADAHTHDTMRGVACFDKVMESIAVAKTLGERPDILFTVLANNLDQLEAVYSQICQPNGLVLIINPAFSYNEVGTQLTSEQLQTLHRWGKRPGVYLNDAFIQLRLDGGNQTDRPVCLAGSTTVVISPENELVLPCYHLGLKSFPIEGRLYSLYQSTEVQQLIALEGRLPACQGCVVNCYMQPSFGVKVNRYFWKALPSTLKYNRLKGTWKQLLG, encoded by the coding sequence ATGCGCCTTACCCACAAGCCCGTCCTTTGCAACTATTACCTGACCTACCGCTGCAATGCTAAATGTGGGTTTTGTGATATATGGGAGCGGCCATCGCCCTATGTAACCCTAGAGGCCGCCGCTCAGAACTTAGCCGATTTGCGTCGCCTTGGTGTGCGCATCATCGATTTTACGGGTGGCGAACCCCTCCTACACCGTGAAGTTGGTGGGCTTTTGCAGATGGCCAAAGACCTAGGCTTTATCACCACCCTCACCACCAACGGGCTGCTCTACCCCAAACGGGCCGAAGCCCTGCGAGGCTTGGTAGATATGCTGCATTTTTCGCTCGATGCTGCCGATGCCCACACCCACGACACCATGCGTGGCGTAGCCTGCTTCGACAAGGTGATGGAATCCATTGCAGTAGCCAAAACGCTTGGCGAGCGTCCCGACATCCTGTTTACGGTCTTAGCCAACAACCTCGACCAGCTAGAGGCCGTCTACAGCCAAATTTGCCAACCCAACGGCCTAGTGCTGATTATCAATCCGGCATTTAGCTACAACGAAGTAGGCACCCAACTTACCTCTGAGCAGCTCCAGACCCTCCATCGTTGGGGCAAGCGCCCGGGTGTATACCTCAACGATGCCTTTATCCAACTTCGCCTCGATGGCGGCAACCAAACCGACCGACCGGTATGCTTAGCCGGCAGTACAACCGTGGTCATCTCCCCCGAAAACGAACTGGTGCTCCCCTGTTATCATCTCGGACTCAAATCTTTCCCCATCGAAGGGCGCTTGTACAGCCTTTACCAAAGCACGGAAGTACAACAGCTCATCGCCCTCGAAGGCCGCCTGCCTGCCTGCCAAGGCTGTGTGGTCAACTGCTATATGCAGCCTTCGTTTGGGGTCAAGGTCAACCGCTACTTTTGGAAAGCCCTCCCCAGCACCCTCAAATACAACCGCCTCAAAGGAACTTGGAAGCAGCTGCTGGGGTAA
- a CDS encoding SPFH domain-containing protein: MTEKNYTPASAYGMLLLSFLVFVGSIALVFVVKVWAVFGFFLLGFLMPGFFIVDPNSSKVLTLFGEYKGTVKANGFFWANPFYTKKSVSLRARNFDSERLKVNDKLGNPIMISIILVWQVRETFKAAFEVDDYEQFVRVQSDAAVRKLAGAYPYDNLDDEAELTLRSGTNEVNHHLEEELAERLAIAGIQVIEARIGYLAYATEIAGAMLRRQQAAAVVAARQKIVEGAVGMVEMALDQLSKKQVVDLDDERRAAMVSNLMVVLCADKDVAPVVNAGTLHH; the protein is encoded by the coding sequence ATGACAGAAAAGAATTATACCCCCGCCTCAGCCTACGGGATGTTGTTGCTGAGCTTCTTAGTTTTTGTGGGTTCTATCGCCTTGGTATTTGTCGTTAAAGTTTGGGCCGTGTTTGGCTTCTTCCTCTTAGGATTCTTGATGCCGGGCTTCTTCATCGTAGACCCCAACAGCTCCAAAGTGCTGACGCTTTTTGGAGAGTACAAGGGCACTGTCAAGGCCAATGGCTTCTTCTGGGCCAACCCTTTTTACACCAAGAAGAGTGTTTCCCTACGGGCACGCAACTTCGACAGCGAGCGCCTCAAGGTCAACGACAAACTAGGCAACCCCATTATGATCAGCATCATCTTGGTTTGGCAAGTACGTGAGACCTTCAAAGCCGCCTTCGAAGTAGATGATTACGAGCAGTTTGTGCGCGTACAAAGCGATGCTGCCGTACGCAAGTTAGCCGGAGCCTACCCTTATGACAACCTCGACGACGAAGCCGAGCTGACCCTCCGCTCTGGCACCAATGAGGTAAACCACCACCTCGAAGAAGAACTGGCAGAGCGCCTTGCCATCGCAGGCATACAAGTCATCGAAGCCCGTATCGGGTACTTGGCCTATGCTACCGAAATTGCCGGGGCAATGCTGCGCCGCCAACAAGCTGCCGCTGTAGTGGCCGCTCGCCAAAAAATCGTAGAAGGCGCTGTAGGAATGGTCGAGATGGCCTTGGACCAACTCTCCAAAAAGCAAGTCGTAGACCTAGACGATGAGCGCCGCGCCGCAATGGTTAGTAATCTGATGGTTGTACTCTGTGCTGATAAGGATGTGGCTCCTGTAGTCAATGCCGGCACACTACATCACTAA
- a CDS encoding alpha/beta hydrolase family protein yields the protein MLRLRIFCLWIVTTLPFSYLWAQDTLYRSEEVRIEVEDFVLAGTLTYPPEGKPPVLVLISGSGPQDRDSNLFGFKLFGDLAHYLSNRGIAVLRLDDRGVGSSTGSMATATSADFAQDIGAAVRWLSQHPHIDPHRIGLYGHSEGGVIAPMVATQYPELQIACLVLAAPVGVRGDSLLMEQSRLILGVSGQNPEQITKTLAFNRLAYQAAIDDQGWDELEGLFGELVPNATEQAIKNLFEQQKATLQSPWMRFFLRYDPVPTLQKVRCPTLLLFGDKDLQVPPDQNEAPMLAALRQGYNPTHESKRFPEGNHLFQAANTGNPAEYMFLEKSYLPGYLEYLHQWLEQTGFAQNKGKKRKK from the coding sequence ATGCTACGCCTACGTATTTTTTGTTTGTGGATTGTTACTACCCTACCCTTCTCATATCTTTGGGCACAAGATACCCTTTACCGTAGTGAGGAAGTACGCATTGAGGTCGAAGATTTTGTGTTAGCCGGTACCCTGACCTACCCGCCGGAGGGGAAACCTCCAGTCTTGGTGCTCATCAGTGGCAGTGGCCCCCAAGACCGCGACTCAAACCTCTTTGGGTTCAAGCTTTTTGGGGATTTGGCACACTACCTAAGCAACCGAGGAATAGCGGTTTTGCGCCTCGACGACCGGGGTGTGGGCAGCTCTACCGGCTCTATGGCCACCGCTACTTCTGCCGATTTTGCCCAAGATATTGGCGCTGCCGTACGCTGGCTGAGTCAACATCCACACATCGACCCGCACCGTATCGGACTCTATGGGCATAGCGAAGGCGGGGTAATTGCGCCAATGGTGGCTACTCAATATCCTGAACTCCAGATTGCCTGCTTGGTGTTGGCGGCGCCGGTTGGCGTGCGTGGCGACAGCCTGCTGATGGAACAGAGCCGCCTTATCCTTGGTGTTAGTGGGCAAAATCCTGAGCAAATAACAAAAACACTGGCATTCAATAGATTGGCTTATCAAGCCGCCATCGACGACCAAGGCTGGGACGAGTTGGAAGGCTTGTTTGGGGAACTAGTACCTAATGCCACCGAACAAGCGATTAAAAATCTATTTGAGCAACAAAAAGCTACGCTTCAAAGCCCTTGGATGCGCTTTTTCTTGCGCTATGACCCCGTGCCGACGCTCCAAAAAGTTCGATGTCCAACCTTACTACTCTTTGGCGACAAAGATCTGCAAGTCCCTCCAGACCAAAACGAAGCTCCAATGTTGGCTGCCTTGCGCCAAGGGTACAACCCCACACACGAAAGCAAGCGCTTCCCCGAAGGAAACCACCTCTTTCAGGCAGCCAATACCGGCAACCCGGCAGAGTATATGTTCCTCGAAAAAAGCTATCTCCCCGGTTATTTGGAGTATCTACATCAGTGGCTGGAGCAAACAGGCTTCGCCCAAAATAAAGGTAAAAAACGGAAAAAATAA
- the metH gene encoding methionine synthase, with amino-acid sequence MSIYDILQHRILVLDGAMGTMIQRYNLTEEDYRSERFKDYAHSLKGNNDLLSLTQPEIIKTIHRQYLEAGADIIETNTFSGTTIAMADYHMEDLVYELNYESARIAKEVALEVTALNPDKPRFVAGSMGPTNRTASLSPDVNNPGYRAVTFDELVTAYYEQAKALVEGGSDLLLVETVFDTLNAKAALFAIEKYYEDAGVRLPIMVSGTITDASGRTLSGQTIEAFLYSIEHLPLLSVGVNCALGADLMRPYIQSLSKESHFMVSAHPNAGLPNEFGEYDETPQEMVAVIEEFLQNGWLNIIGGCCGTTPDHIQAIAEAAAKYSPRTPKEADKYLKLSGLEPVKVTEMTNFVNIGERTNVTGSIKFKRLIQEEKYEEALSVALDQVEGGAQVIDVNMDEGMLDSEQVMTTFLNLMAAEPEIARLPVMIDSSKWTVIEAGLKCIQGKGIVNSISLKEGEEKFKEQARLVRRYGAAVVVMAFDEQGQADSYERRLEICKRAYDILVNEVHFPPQDIIFDPNILTVATGIEEHNNYAVDFIEATRWIKQNLPHAKVSGGVSNISFSFRGNNVVREAMHAAFLYHAIKAGLDMGIVNAGMIEVYEDIPKDMLELIEDVLLNRRPDATERLVDYAETVKNQGKEKVRDDAWRNAPVEERLKHALLKGITEYIDEDTEEARKLYPEPLHVIEGPLMAGMNVVGDLFGEGKMFLPQVVKSARVMKKSVAYLMPFMEEAKAAAAARGELSNQGGGKVLMATVKGDVHDIGKNIVGVVLACNNYEVIDLGVMVSAEKILEEAKKHQVDVIGLSGLITPSLDEMVHVAAEMERLGFTIPLLIGGATTSKIHTAVKIAPKYSGSVVHVLDASRSVPVVSNLLSEDNKATYAAQIRAEYDRMREGHANRKKDKSMLPIEKAQQNKFQIDWDATEIVKPQFLGKKVLADYPLDELAQYIDWTPFFQTWELHGRFPNILEDEVVGKEATKLYADAQQMLAQIIEEKWFTAKAVCGFFPANTQNHDEIAVYRYATAELEATAARQANSHTHGNVSELAYHEDRSQTIATIQSLRQQAQKADGVPNLSLSDFIAPVGSGKEDYIGGFAVAIYGAEEKAKAFEADHDDYNAIMVKALADRFAEAFAERLHERVRKEFWGYVPEEALDNDALIREKYQGIRPAPGYPACPDHTEKLTLFGLLEVEESIGLCLTESLAMYPAAAVSGWYFAHPQSKYFGLGKIEKDQVQAYAERKGVSIAEAERWLSPNLNYDN; translated from the coding sequence ATGAGCATTTACGACATTCTCCAACATCGTATCCTAGTCCTTGATGGTGCTATGGGCACGATGATCCAACGTTACAACCTTACTGAAGAAGACTACCGCTCGGAACGCTTCAAGGACTACGCCCACTCGCTCAAAGGCAACAATGACCTGCTCTCGCTCACACAGCCCGAAATTATCAAGACCATCCACCGCCAATACCTAGAAGCCGGTGCAGACATCATCGAAACCAATACTTTCAGCGGAACGACCATTGCTATGGCCGATTACCATATGGAAGACTTAGTGTATGAGCTCAACTATGAGTCGGCACGTATTGCCAAAGAGGTGGCTTTAGAAGTAACGGCCTTAAACCCCGACAAGCCGCGTTTTGTAGCCGGCTCGATGGGCCCTACCAACCGTACAGCCTCCCTTTCGCCTGATGTAAACAACCCCGGATACCGTGCCGTTACCTTCGACGAACTCGTAACAGCCTATTATGAACAGGCCAAAGCCTTGGTAGAAGGTGGGTCAGACTTGCTCTTGGTCGAAACCGTGTTTGACACCCTCAATGCCAAAGCAGCACTTTTTGCCATCGAAAAATACTACGAAGATGCCGGAGTGAGGCTGCCAATTATGGTATCTGGCACCATCACCGATGCCAGTGGGCGTACCCTCTCAGGGCAAACCATCGAAGCTTTCCTATACTCTATCGAGCACCTGCCCTTGCTCAGTGTAGGCGTTAACTGTGCGCTAGGTGCTGACTTGATGCGGCCTTATATCCAATCGCTGTCCAAAGAATCACACTTTATGGTTTCGGCTCACCCCAATGCGGGCTTGCCCAACGAGTTTGGGGAATATGACGAAACCCCGCAGGAGATGGTGGCAGTCATTGAAGAATTTTTGCAAAATGGCTGGCTCAACATCATCGGTGGCTGCTGTGGTACTACCCCCGATCACATTCAAGCCATTGCAGAGGCCGCTGCCAAATATAGCCCCCGTACCCCCAAAGAAGCCGACAAATACCTCAAGCTTAGTGGCCTAGAGCCGGTAAAAGTTACCGAGATGACCAACTTTGTCAACATCGGAGAACGTACCAACGTAACCGGATCTATCAAGTTTAAGCGCCTCATTCAAGAAGAAAAATACGAAGAAGCCCTCAGTGTAGCCCTCGACCAAGTAGAGGGTGGGGCACAGGTGATAGATGTCAATATGGACGAGGGGATGCTCGACTCCGAGCAGGTCATGACGACCTTCCTCAACCTGATGGCTGCCGAACCCGAAATCGCTCGTCTGCCTGTGATGATTGACTCCTCTAAGTGGACAGTCATCGAGGCCGGCCTGAAGTGTATTCAGGGCAAGGGTATTGTCAACTCTATCTCGCTCAAAGAAGGAGAAGAAAAATTTAAAGAGCAAGCCCGCCTAGTGCGCCGCTATGGCGCTGCCGTAGTAGTGATGGCCTTCGATGAACAAGGTCAAGCCGACAGCTATGAGCGCCGCCTCGAAATCTGTAAACGCGCTTATGATATTTTGGTCAATGAGGTTCACTTCCCTCCCCAAGACATCATCTTCGACCCCAACATCCTGACCGTCGCGACGGGTATCGAAGAACATAACAATTATGCTGTGGACTTTATCGAGGCCACACGTTGGATCAAGCAAAACCTCCCTCACGCCAAGGTGAGCGGCGGGGTGAGTAATATCTCTTTCTCTTTCCGTGGCAACAATGTGGTACGCGAGGCTATGCACGCGGCCTTCCTTTATCACGCCATCAAGGCAGGGCTGGATATGGGTATTGTCAATGCCGGGATGATAGAAGTATACGAGGATATCCCCAAAGATATGCTCGAACTCATCGAAGATGTATTGCTCAACCGCCGTCCCGATGCCACCGAACGCTTGGTAGACTATGCCGAGACGGTCAAAAACCAAGGCAAGGAAAAAGTACGTGACGATGCTTGGCGCAACGCTCCAGTAGAAGAGCGCCTCAAACACGCCCTGCTCAAAGGCATTACCGAATACATAGACGAAGACACTGAAGAGGCTCGCAAACTATACCCAGAGCCGCTACACGTAATCGAAGGCCCACTGATGGCCGGGATGAACGTCGTAGGCGACCTATTTGGAGAGGGCAAAATGTTTTTGCCCCAAGTAGTGAAAAGTGCTCGGGTGATGAAAAAATCGGTGGCCTACCTGATGCCTTTTATGGAAGAGGCTAAGGCCGCCGCCGCCGCCCGTGGTGAGCTGAGCAACCAAGGCGGAGGCAAGGTACTGATGGCTACCGTAAAAGGAGATGTACACGATATCGGCAAAAACATCGTCGGTGTAGTACTGGCCTGTAACAACTACGAAGTGATAGACTTGGGTGTAATGGTCTCTGCCGAAAAGATTTTGGAGGAAGCCAAAAAACACCAAGTGGATGTCATCGGCCTGAGCGGGCTGATTACCCCCAGCCTCGACGAGATGGTGCACGTAGCCGCCGAAATGGAACGCCTAGGTTTTACCATCCCGCTACTCATTGGCGGAGCAACGACCTCCAAAATCCACACTGCCGTCAAAATAGCGCCCAAATACAGTGGCTCCGTTGTACACGTGCTCGATGCCTCGCGCAGCGTGCCCGTAGTGAGCAACTTGCTCAGCGAAGACAACAAGGCTACCTATGCAGCACAAATCCGCGCGGAGTATGACCGGATGCGCGAAGGACACGCCAACCGCAAGAAAGACAAAAGTATGCTCCCTATCGAAAAGGCGCAGCAAAACAAATTTCAGATCGACTGGGACGCTACCGAGATTGTCAAGCCGCAGTTTCTGGGTAAAAAAGTACTGGCCGATTACCCTCTCGACGAGCTGGCACAATACATCGACTGGACTCCTTTCTTCCAGACTTGGGAGCTACACGGGCGCTTCCCCAACATCCTCGAAGACGAGGTAGTGGGCAAGGAAGCCACCAAGCTCTATGCAGATGCACAGCAGATGCTGGCGCAAATCATTGAAGAAAAATGGTTTACAGCCAAGGCCGTCTGTGGGTTCTTCCCGGCCAATACGCAAAACCACGACGAAATCGCAGTATACCGTTATGCTACTGCCGAACTAGAAGCTACCGCTGCCCGCCAAGCCAATAGCCACACCCACGGCAACGTTTCGGAGCTGGCCTATCACGAAGACCGCAGCCAAACGATCGCCACCATCCAGTCGCTACGCCAACAGGCCCAAAAAGCTGACGGTGTACCCAACCTCTCCCTCTCAGACTTTATCGCCCCAGTAGGTAGCGGCAAAGAAGACTATATCGGCGGTTTTGCCGTGGCCATCTATGGCGCAGAGGAAAAAGCCAAAGCTTTTGAAGCTGACCACGACGACTACAACGCCATTATGGTCAAGGCTCTCGCCGACCGCTTCGCCGAAGCTTTTGCGGAGCGCCTCCACGAGCGCGTCCGTAAAGAATTTTGGGGGTATGTGCCCGAAGAAGCACTTGATAACGACGCACTTATCCGTGAGAAATACCAAGGTATTCGTCCTGCTCCGGGCTACCCTGCCTGCCCCGACCATACCGAAAAGCTGACCCTCTTCGGCTTGCTCGAAGTAGAGGAGTCAATCGGCTTATGCCTCACCGAAAGCTTGGCGATGTATCCGGCAGCCGCCGTATCAGGATGGTATTTTGCCCACCCACAATCCAAGTACTTTGGCCTGGGTAAAATCGAAAAAGACCAAGTCCAAGCCTATGCCGAACGCAAAGGGGTAAGCATAGCCGAAGCCGAACGCTGGCTCTCGCCCAACCTCAACTACGACAACTAA
- a CDS encoding phosphodiesterase, translating to MYFVQITDIHLFADTERILSGPEVNPDQQFRKLLTHLQHLSPQPDFVLVSGDITDLAEQEAYHHFDTLMQPLGIPYYWLPGNHDDALLMRALCPGLQVRQTGCVAMGQVALCMLDSSVPGKSHGLLSSQSLAQLQENLTRHRDKTCLLALHHPPIPTDTWMDPFMLQNSAELFEVIDQHPQVKAVMFGHIHTDRTWQRNGVQYWVTPASSYQLQMTPSTAQYAVSSTQPGYRKVCVLPDGRLQTTVVWVA from the coding sequence ATGTACTTCGTACAAATCACTGATATCCACCTATTTGCAGACACTGAGCGTATACTTTCCGGCCCTGAGGTCAACCCTGACCAACAATTTCGCAAGCTGTTGACCCATTTGCAGCACCTCAGCCCACAGCCTGATTTTGTGTTGGTCAGCGGTGATATTACAGACTTGGCCGAACAAGAAGCCTACCATCATTTTGATACCCTGATGCAGCCCTTGGGCATCCCTTACTATTGGCTGCCCGGCAATCACGACGATGCGCTTTTAATGCGGGCGCTTTGCCCCGGCCTGCAAGTGCGCCAAACGGGTTGTGTGGCGATGGGTCAAGTAGCCCTGTGTATGCTTGATAGCAGTGTACCCGGTAAAAGTCATGGCCTGCTCAGCAGCCAGTCCCTAGCCCAACTCCAAGAAAACCTCACCCGACACCGCGACAAAACCTGCCTCTTAGCGCTCCATCACCCTCCTATTCCGACAGATACCTGGATGGATCCGTTTATGCTCCAAAATAGCGCTGAACTGTTCGAAGTCATTGACCAACACCCACAGGTGAAAGCTGTGATGTTTGGGCATATCCATACCGACAGAACTTGGCAACGTAATGGTGTGCAATACTGGGTTACCCCTGCCAGTAGTTATCAACTCCAAATGACTCCCAGCACGGCACAATATGCCGTCAGCAGCACCCAACCGGGCTACCGCAAGGTATGTGTTTTGCCCGATGGTCGCCTACAAACAACGGTGGTCTGGGTTGCTTAA
- a CDS encoding acyl-CoA thioesterase: MQQDLEKNYKPVRFSRTTLNELMIPAYANFGGKIHGGILLSLMDKVAYACAYKHAGTYCVTVAVNRVEFLEPVEVGEMVNMLASVNYVGKSSMVVGIKVITENFKTGTTKHTNSSYFTMVAKDDEGRPSTVPGLLLETHDDVRRYLKAIRLRTLRQHIRTELDKVDQHIDYSQLDTLLAEERCQLQLKTE, encoded by the coding sequence ATGCAACAAGATTTAGAGAAAAACTACAAACCAGTGCGGTTTTCACGCACCACACTCAACGAATTGATGATTCCGGCCTATGCCAACTTTGGCGGCAAGATACACGGGGGTATTTTGCTTTCTTTGATGGACAAAGTGGCCTATGCCTGTGCCTACAAACACGCTGGTACTTATTGTGTAACAGTAGCGGTAAACAGGGTCGAATTTTTGGAACCTGTAGAGGTGGGCGAGATGGTCAATATGTTGGCTTCGGTCAATTATGTAGGCAAAAGCTCGATGGTGGTGGGAATCAAAGTCATCACCGAAAACTTCAAAACCGGCACCACCAAACACACCAATTCCTCCTACTTTACGATGGTTGCCAAGGACGACGAGGGGCGGCCTTCTACAGTACCCGGTCTTTTGCTCGAAACCCACGATGATGTCCGCCGATACCTCAAGGCTATCCGCTTGCGTACTTTACGCCAACACATACGTACGGAGCTAGACAAGGTAGACCAGCATATTGACTACAGCCAGTTAGATACCCTATTGGCTGAAGAGCGCTGCCAGCTTCAACTCAAGACTGAGTAA